One stretch of Oscillospiraceae bacterium DNA includes these proteins:
- a CDS encoding DUF4368 domain-containing protein — translation MQTDNKTRIAFAYLRLSREESKNGSESSSIQNQRVIIQDFCERNGITLVREFVDDGWSGGSFERPAFQEMISQLKKGLANTVVTKDLSRFGREMNGASDYAEQILPEMGVQLVTVVDNFNTEDAFVYAPFMYAMNDVYIRDGSKKIKEVLKNKREHGQYCACPPYGYKKSDADKNKLVPDEITAPVVKRIFAAAANGDSSRKIAMDLNSDGIIPPLKYRVLYRDDFSEAGAARASDLWNYTTVKRILKNPVYLGHTILGKTKKVSLKSKKKMAAPKKEWAITESTHEPLVSEAVFEQAKINMGKGTMTHESYDNVRKSIFSGIVYCKKCGHALCSAGTVYKGEREKYWYLSCINKRKDITEPCSGTRIRYADLLEVVRRDLNELLTLSDEEVNEIASELIRRENAKSGVVNSAVQKRKLIERLDTINRIITKLYTDNAEGRLSDERLFTMVSEHEKEASQIKETLAQAEAANHEEKIKDSFDKFFSAAKRYSNIETLDRETLTTFIEKIEIGEKILPPGTKTVTHRNQSYSQEIKIYYKFIGNIADEEMRQIG, via the coding sequence ATGCAAACCGATAATAAAACAAGGATAGCATTTGCCTATCTGCGACTGTCAAGAGAAGAAAGCAAAAACGGCTCTGAATCGTCGAGTATTCAGAACCAAAGAGTGATTATTCAGGATTTTTGCGAAAGAAACGGAATTACACTTGTACGCGAGTTTGTTGACGACGGCTGGTCGGGCGGAAGCTTTGAAAGACCTGCGTTTCAGGAAATGATTTCACAACTGAAGAAAGGGCTTGCCAACACCGTTGTCACAAAGGATTTATCCCGATTCGGACGAGAAATGAACGGAGCTAGCGATTATGCCGAGCAGATTTTGCCCGAAATGGGAGTTCAGCTTGTAACGGTTGTTGACAACTTCAACACGGAAGATGCATTCGTTTATGCACCGTTTATGTACGCAATGAACGATGTTTATATCCGTGACGGCTCAAAGAAAATCAAAGAGGTTTTAAAGAACAAGCGTGAGCACGGACAATACTGTGCTTGTCCGCCATACGGCTACAAAAAGAGTGATGCGGACAAAAACAAGCTTGTTCCCGACGAAATAACAGCTCCGGTCGTAAAGCGTATTTTTGCGGCGGCAGCAAATGGTGATTCTTCAAGGAAGATTGCAATGGACTTGAACAGTGACGGCATAATACCGCCGTTAAAGTACAGAGTTTTATACCGTGATGACTTCAGCGAAGCAGGTGCGGCAAGAGCATCTGACTTGTGGAACTACACTACCGTCAAGCGAATACTGAAAAATCCCGTTTATCTCGGTCACACAATTCTCGGAAAAACAAAAAAAGTCAGCCTTAAATCCAAAAAGAAGATGGCAGCTCCAAAAAAGGAATGGGCGATAACCGAGAGCACTCACGAGCCGCTTGTTTCCGAAGCTGTTTTCGAGCAGGCAAAAATCAATATGGGAAAAGGCACAATGACGCACGAAAGCTATGACAATGTGCGAAAGAGCATTTTTTCGGGGATTGTCTACTGCAAGAAGTGCGGACACGCTCTATGCTCGGCAGGAACGGTGTATAAAGGAGAGCGAGAGAAGTACTGGTATCTTTCCTGTATCAACAAGCGTAAGGACATCACAGAGCCTTGCAGCGGCACGAGAATACGCTATGCAGATTTGCTTGAAGTGGTACGGCGGGATCTAAATGAACTATTGACACTTTCCGATGAAGAAGTGAACGAAATTGCAAGCGAGCTTATAAGGCGTGAAAATGCGAAAAGCGGAGTTGTCAATTCTGCGGTGCAAAAGCGAAAGCTGATCGAACGGCTTGACACCATAAACAGAATTATCACAAAGCTTTACACCGACAACGCCGAGGGCAGACTTTCTGACGAGCGGCTTTTTACAATGGTAAGCGAACACGAAAAGGAAGCCTCACAAATCAAGGAAACACTTGCGCAGGCAGAGGCGGCAAACCACGAAGAAAAAATCAAGGACAGCTTTGACAAATTCTTTTCTGCGGCAAAGCGATATTCAAACATTGAAACTCTTGACAGAGAAACTCTTACAACCTTTATTGAAAAAATCGAAATCGGCGAAAAAATTCTTCCGCCGGGAACAAAAACGGTAACACACAGAAACCAAAGCTATTCACAGGAAATAAAAATCTATTACAAATTCATAGGAAATATAGCCGATGAAGAAATGCGACAAATCGGCTGA